One Sulfurimonas sp. HSL-3221 genomic window, CGTCTCGGCGTGTTCGGCCGGTGTGAGCTCGCGGCCCAGCTCCCCGCGCTTTTTACGCAGCCGCTTATGGGCGTTTTCGATCATGACGATGCTCGCGTCCACGACGGTACCGAGCGCAATGGCGATCCCGCCGAGGCTCATGATATTGCTGCCGATGCCGGCGAGCTTCATCAGCCCGAAGGTCGCCCCGATGACGAGCGGCAGCACGAGCAGCACGATGAGCGAAGAGCGCAGGTGCATCAGGAAGAGGCCGATGATGATCACGACGATGATGCTCTCTTCGACGAGGGTGTCGGTCAGGGTTCCGATTGCCTTGTCGATCAGCCCGGAGCGGTCGTAGGTGGTGACGACGTCGACCCCGTCGATGTGCAGGGCGGCCATTTTCGCCTTGATCTGCTGGATGACGCTGTAGACGTCCTCGCCGTAGCGTACCATGACGATTCCGCCGACGACCTCGCCCCGGCCGTTAAGGTCCGCCACCCCCCGGCGGGCGGCGGGCACGACTTCCACCCTCCCCAGCTGCGCAAGGGTGACGGGAATGCCCTCTTTGACGGTGACGACGAGGTTCCGGATGGCATCCAGGTCTTTGAGGTAGCCCTTCGCCTGCACCATCCACTCGAAGCCGTTCTGGATGACGATGCGCCCGCCGGTATCGTTGTTGTTCTGCCGCAGCACCCGCGCGACGTCGCCGACGGAGAGGCCGTAGCGGATCAGGGCGTCGTTGTTGACGGTGAGCTGGAAGGTCGGCACGAAACCGCCCACGGTGGCGACGTCGCTGACGCCGTCGACGCCCATCAGGGCATATTTGAAGTAGTAGTCCTGCAGGGTGCGCAGCTCGGCGAGGCTTTTCGTTTTCGATGTCAGGGCGTACTCATAGACCCAGCCCACCCCCGAGGCGTCCGGCCCCAGGGCGACTTCCATCCCCTCGGGCAGTTTGCTCTGGATGGCGGCAAGCTGCTCCAGGACCCGTGAGCGGGCCCAGTAGAGGTCTGTTCCCTCCTTGAAGATGATGTAGATGAGCGCATTTTCGTAGGTGGAGAAGCCGCGCACGGTGCGGATGTCGGCGATGGAGAGGAACTGCGACACCAGCGGGTAGGTTCCCTGGTCCTCGACGATCTCGGGGCTCTGCCCCTTCCAGGTGACCTGGACGATCACCTGGGGCGGGGAGAGGTCCGGCAGGGCGTCGAGCGGCGTCGTCATCACTGCCCGGTAGGCGCCGAAGATGAGAAAGAGCGTCGCCATAAGGACAAGAAAGCGGTTTTTGACGCTGAAGGCGATAAGGCGTTCGATCATTCCCTACTCCAGTCCGCTGATCTGGGCGTCGGCATCGAGCATAAAGAGGGCGTCGCCGGCGACTTCATCCCCGGCGCTCAACCCGGAAACGACCTCGAAGCGATCCTTGTCAAGGGGTTTGACCTCGATCTTGACGGGTTCGAAAACCCCCTTGAAATCCCCGGCGCGGAAGACGTACCATCCGCCGTTCTTGCGCAGCACTGCCGTGCGGGGAAGGGTGAGCAGCGGCAACGCCGCCGCCGCTGCAGTGACCGTGGCGTACATGCCCGGCAGCAGCTCGCCGTGGGGGTTGTCGACGGCGAGGCGCAGGGTGACCGTGGCCGCCTTGGGGTCGATGTCGGGGTAGAGCGTAAGCTTTTTGGCGGGGTAGGCCCGCTCCACGCCGCTGGCCCTGACGGTGAAATTGTTCAGGGAGGCGAGCCGCGGCAGTTCCTGCTGGTAAAGCGCGGCCTCGACCCAGACACGCTCAAGGTTGACGATGGTAAAGAGCTTCATGCCCGCTTTGAAAGCGGAGCCTTCGACGACGCTCTTTTCAAAAAGCCACCCCGATGCCGGGGCGTGGATCGTGGTGAGGGAGTCGGCTTTCATCCCGGAGCGGACCGCGTCGATCTCGGCGCGGCTGACACCGAGCAGCGTCAGTTTTTTACGAAGGCTGCGCAGCATCTCCGGGCTGGGGCGCGTCGCGTTGAAACGCAGGGCAGTGAGGTAATCCTCCTTCGCCTGGAGCACCTCGGGCGAGTAGACTTCGGCCAGCGCCTCGCCCTTCTTGAGCCGGCGGTAGCGCGTATCGGCGTAGAGCTTCTGGACATAGCCGCCGAACCGTGGCGATACGTCGTACATGCGGGAGTCTTCGGCACGGACATAGCCGTAGTTGGTCTGCGCCCGCGCGGCGCTGGTCTGCTGTACTTTGACCGTTTTGACGGCAAAGAGCTGTTCGACGCTCGGCCGCTCATCGGCACATAGCAGCAGGGGCAGCAGGGCTGCGAGGACTAAGATGTGTTGTCTCATTTGATCTCTCCCGTCAATGCTTTAAGGCGCGCGCCGGCGCGGAGGTAGTCGGCTTTCGCGGCGATGCGCTGTTCGTCGAAACGGAGCTTGCGTTCGAGCAGGTCGAAATAGTTGAAAAGGTCGCTGCCGCTGCGCAGTTTCGCGTCGCTGAGGTCGACCATGTGCTCCACCTGGGGCAGGCTCTCCTCGGTGATGATGCGGTAGGTGCGGTAGGCCTCGGTCAGCGCCGCGTACGCCGTCTCGATCTCGCTGCGCAGCTGCAGGCGGTAGTCGGCGGCCGCCTCCGCCGTTGCCAGCTCCGCCTTCCGTGCCGCCTCGGTGTCGTCGCGCTCTGCGCCGTAAAGGGGGAGCGCCGCGCCGACGGTGACGCTCAGGTAGTCGGGGTGGGCTTCGCGGTAGTAGTAGCCCACCATCACGAAGGGGTCGGCGTTGGCCGAGAGTGTTTTGACCTTCGTCTCCGCCGCCGCGGCCTTTTGGTCGGCTGCTTTGACGCGGTAGATCCGGTTGTTCTCCAGCCGCTGTAGGTAGGTCTCCAGGGGCGGCGGGGGCGCAACCGCTTCATCGGCCTCGACGGCGTCGAAGGGGGCCTGCACGAGGTAGGCCAGTCGCGCTTTTTGCGCCGTGAGCATCGCCGTGAGCTTTTCCCGGCGCACGGCGATGTCGGAGCGGAGCAGCTCGGCGGACATAATCCCCATATGGCGGTCACGCTGGGTGGAGGCGTAGGCGGTGTTGAGGGCGATGTTCTGGTTTGTTAGTTCCAGGTAGTTTTGCAAGACGCCCAGCCGCGCGTTTAGTTCGGCGACGGTGTAGGCCCGCAGACGGATCCGCTTGGCCAGCTCTGCCTGCGCCGCCTCAAAGGAGGCGAAGAGCACGGCTTTCTGTGCCCGTACCTTCTCACCCGCCGCGCCGCGTTTCCCGAACCAGGGGAATTTCTGTTTGAGCGTGACGGAGGTGAACTGCATCGGCTCGAGGGTGCGGTCCATGGGGTCGTCGAACTGGATGTCGTTGATGCCGACGAGCAGCTCCGGGTTGGCGAAGAGGGAACTTTTGTCCTCCAGGGCGTCATAGGCGCCGAGGCGCTGTTCGATTATCTTCAGCGAGTGGTGCTGTGCAAGCGAGCGGTCGATCAGGGTGTCGATCCCCTCGGCCCGGAGCGCGGCGGCAGCGAGCAGCAGGGCTAAGAGCGGACGGAACATCGGTCTCCTTTTGAGTGAATAGGAAATGATACTGCGGCTGTGTGTAAGAAGTGTGCAGGTCAACCTTAGCGCCCGGACATAAAAACGGTAAGCTTGGCGGATAAAAGCGGGTTATAAAACGTTTCGTCGGACAATAGCGTTTTCGCATGAAGGAATAGCAATGGAGTTTCTGCTTCTGTTTTGGGGTGCACTGGTCGACCTGAGCAATGCGATGGCCCCCTATATCATTTTCGGCCTCCTCTTCGCGGGCCTGCTGCACGAACTCGTGCCTGATGCGCTGGTTACGAAGCACCTTGGCAGCGACAACGTGGCTTCCGTCGTCAAGTCGACCCTCTTCGGCATCCCGCTGCCGGTCTGCTCCTGCGGGGTGATCCCGCTGGCGACCTCCATCAAAAAGAGCGGGGCGAGCCACGGGGCGACGCTCAGCTTTCTCATCTCGACGCCCATTACGGGCGTAGACTCCATCCTCGCGACCTACGGGATGTTCGGATGGGCCTTTACCCTCTACCGCGTCTTCACCTCCATGCTGATGGCGATGATTGCCGGGATCCTGACGAACCTGTTCGGTTC contains:
- a CDS encoding TolC family protein gives rise to the protein MFRPLLALLLAAAALRAEGIDTLIDRSLAQHHSLKIIEQRLGAYDALEDKSSLFANPELLVGINDIQFDDPMDRTLEPMQFTSVTLKQKFPWFGKRGAAGEKVRAQKAVLFASFEAAQAELAKRIRLRAYTVAELNARLGVLQNYLELTNQNIALNTAYASTQRDRHMGIMSAELLRSDIAVRREKLTAMLTAQKARLAYLVQAPFDAVEADEAVAPPPPLETYLQRLENNRIYRVKAADQKAAAAETKVKTLSANADPFVMVGYYYREAHPDYLSVTVGAALPLYGAERDDTEAARKAELATAEAAADYRLQLRSEIETAYAALTEAYRTYRIITEESLPQVEHMVDLSDAKLRSGSDLFNYFDLLERKLRFDEQRIAAKADYLRAGARLKALTGEIK
- a CDS encoding efflux RND transporter periplasmic adaptor subunit, encoding MRQHILVLAALLPLLLCADERPSVEQLFAVKTVKVQQTSAARAQTNYGYVRAEDSRMYDVSPRFGGYVQKLYADTRYRRLKKGEALAEVYSPEVLQAKEDYLTALRFNATRPSPEMLRSLRKKLTLLGVSRAEIDAVRSGMKADSLTTIHAPASGWLFEKSVVEGSAFKAGMKLFTIVNLERVWVEAALYQQELPRLASLNNFTVRASGVERAYPAKKLTLYPDIDPKAATVTLRLAVDNPHGELLPGMYATVTAAAAALPLLTLPRTAVLRKNGGWYVFRAGDFKGVFEPVKIEVKPLDKDRFEVVSGLSAGDEVAGDALFMLDADAQISGLE